In one window of Zingiber officinale cultivar Zhangliang chromosome 11A, Zo_v1.1, whole genome shotgun sequence DNA:
- the LOC122031043 gene encoding TOM1-like protein 6 isoform X1 produces MSSSSSASATVRVEKATSDLLMGPDWTLNMDICDSVNSDHWQAKDVVKALKKRLQHKNPQIQFLSLTLLETMIKNCGDYVHFQVVEREIPQEMVKIVRKKTDMQVRDKILVLLDSWQEAFGGAGGKYPQFYWAYTDLKRSGVLFPERSPDSTLIFTPVHSTSGIRQPPVGYGMPSNSVLRLEEAMASEMANLSLSDLASMRSVMDLLSEMLKAVNPSDRSAVKDEVIVDLVDQCRSNQKKLMESLNLIRDEELLGQGLELNDNLQNVLAKNDAIASGSPLPADTSELITQDHSTAPQPTETELSESLPSPRTQIAPQPLSQYNDDEEDEDDDFAQLARRNYKVKPPSSDGNFVATSNHSGSPNRTDVTNSGIAGSMEASSPPSSASTTLALPDPHAPVNTFTKEDDIINLLSITLPSSSPPHTPLTPPIASDQNVSSLPIPPAPQVNPASPLSNAMNQAYPENNLIAPWAQTQIREQFSYSSSYPPPPWATAAVDSNADANANPFESTTFQYAAPANSSAATYPSIQVPKPGLQHSYGSGIDTVPSTTAWGNTSHSGQMGPSTARPYVYTNRLFDELDLRNASTGRKTSTPTTGLSGTPGQGMISEGK; encoded by the exons ATGTCGTCGTCGTCTTCGGCTTCGGCGACGGTCCGAGTGGAGAAGGCGACAAGCGACCTTCTTATGGGGCCTGACTGGACTTTGAACATGGATATTTGTGATTCCGTCAATTCCGACCACTG GCAGGCGAAAGATGTAGTCAAAGCTTTGAAGAAGCGCCTGCAACACAAAAATCCGCAAATTCAATTTTTATCCTTGACA cTATTAGAGACGATGATAAAGAATTGTGGTGACTATGTACATTTTCAGGTTGTTGAACGTGAAATTCCTCAAGAGATGGTCAAAATTGTTAGGAAGAAG ACTGATATGCAAGTGAGGGACAAAATTTTGGTACTGTTGGATTCATGGCAAGAGGCATTTGGGGGGGCTGGTGGAAAGTATCCTCAATTTTACTGGGCCTATACTGACTTAAAG AGATCTGGAGTGCTGTTTCCGGAACGCTCTCCTGATTCAACTTTAATATTTACTCCTGTGCATTCGACATCTGGAATCAGACAGCCTCCAGTAGGTTATGGTATGCCCAGTAATTCTGTTTTAAGACTTGAGGAAGCTATGGCATCTGAGATGGCAAATCTGAG CTTATCAGATTTGGCCAGTATGCGTAGTGTGATGGATCTGTTAAGTGAGATGCTGAAAGCTGTGAACCCAAGCGATCGTTCT GCTGTTAAAGATGAAGTGATTGTGGACCTTGTTGACCAGTGCCGTTCCAACCAAAAGAAGCTAATGGAATCACTTAATTTGATCAG GGATGAGGAGCTGTTAGGTCAAGGCCTTGAATTAAACGACAACTTGCAAAATGTACTCGCAAAGAATGATGCTATAGCCTCTGGTTCACCTCTGCCAGCTGATACATCTGAGCTGATCACACAGGACCACTCCACTGCACCTCAACCTACAGAAACTGAACTCTCTGAATCTCTTCCAAGTCCAAGGACTCAAATTGCGCCTCAGCCTTTGAGTCAGTACAATGATGATGAAGAAGATGAGGATGATGATTTTGCTCAGTTAGCTCGCAG GAATTACAAAGTCAAGCCACCAAGTTCTGACGGCAACTTTGTAGCAACTAGCAATCATTCAGGCTCTCCAAACCGAACTGATGTTACAAATTCCGGCATAGCAGGAAGCATGGAGGCATCATCACCACCCTCTTCAGCAAGTACCACACTAGCACTTCCTGATCCTCATGCTCCAGTTAACACTTTCACCAAAGAAGACGACATTATCAATCTGTTGAGCATTACCTTGCCAAGCTCATCACCGCCCCACACTCCTTTAACACCTCCCATAGCATCTGACCAAAATGTATCTTCGCTTCCGATTCCCCCAGCTCCGCAAGTCAACCCCGCGAGTCCACTGTCCAATGCTATGAACCAAGCATATCCTGAAAACAATTTGATTGCTCCATGGGCCCAAACACAAATACGTGAGCAGTTCTCGTACTCGTCCAGCTACCCACCACCGCCATGGGCTACTGCTGCAGTCGATAGCAATGCTGATGCCAATGCCAATCCATTTGAATCAACGACCTTTCAGTATGCTGCACCTGCCAATAGTAGTGCTGCTACTTATCCTTCAATCCAGGTTCCAAAGCCTGGACTGCAGCATTCTTATGGCTCTGGAATTGATACTGTTCCATCGACAACGGCATGGGGAAATACAAGCCACAGTGGTCAGATGGGGCCGTCCACTGCTAGGCCTTATGTTTATACAAACAGATTGTTCGATGAACTAGACTTGAGAAACGCCAGCACAGGTCGAAAGACAAGCACCCCAACTACTGGCTTATCTGGCACACCAGGGCAAGGCATGATCAGTGAGGGAAAATAA
- the LOC122031043 gene encoding TOM1-like protein 6 isoform X2 — MIKNCGDYVHFQVVEREIPQEMVKIVRKKTDMQVRDKILVLLDSWQEAFGGAGGKYPQFYWAYTDLKRSGVLFPERSPDSTLIFTPVHSTSGIRQPPVGYGMPSNSVLRLEEAMASEMANLSLSDLASMRSVMDLLSEMLKAVNPSDRSAVKDEVIVDLVDQCRSNQKKLMESLNLIRDEELLGQGLELNDNLQNVLAKNDAIASGSPLPADTSELITQDHSTAPQPTETELSESLPSPRTQIAPQPLSQYNDDEEDEDDDFAQLARRNYKVKPPSSDGNFVATSNHSGSPNRTDVTNSGIAGSMEASSPPSSASTTLALPDPHAPVNTFTKEDDIINLLSITLPSSSPPHTPLTPPIASDQNVSSLPIPPAPQVNPASPLSNAMNQAYPENNLIAPWAQTQIREQFSYSSSYPPPPWATAAVDSNADANANPFESTTFQYAAPANSSAATYPSIQVPKPGLQHSYGSGIDTVPSTTAWGNTSHSGQMGPSTARPYVYTNRLFDELDLRNASTGRKTSTPTTGLSGTPGQGMISEGK, encoded by the exons ATGATAAAGAATTGTGGTGACTATGTACATTTTCAGGTTGTTGAACGTGAAATTCCTCAAGAGATGGTCAAAATTGTTAGGAAGAAG ACTGATATGCAAGTGAGGGACAAAATTTTGGTACTGTTGGATTCATGGCAAGAGGCATTTGGGGGGGCTGGTGGAAAGTATCCTCAATTTTACTGGGCCTATACTGACTTAAAG AGATCTGGAGTGCTGTTTCCGGAACGCTCTCCTGATTCAACTTTAATATTTACTCCTGTGCATTCGACATCTGGAATCAGACAGCCTCCAGTAGGTTATGGTATGCCCAGTAATTCTGTTTTAAGACTTGAGGAAGCTATGGCATCTGAGATGGCAAATCTGAG CTTATCAGATTTGGCCAGTATGCGTAGTGTGATGGATCTGTTAAGTGAGATGCTGAAAGCTGTGAACCCAAGCGATCGTTCT GCTGTTAAAGATGAAGTGATTGTGGACCTTGTTGACCAGTGCCGTTCCAACCAAAAGAAGCTAATGGAATCACTTAATTTGATCAG GGATGAGGAGCTGTTAGGTCAAGGCCTTGAATTAAACGACAACTTGCAAAATGTACTCGCAAAGAATGATGCTATAGCCTCTGGTTCACCTCTGCCAGCTGATACATCTGAGCTGATCACACAGGACCACTCCACTGCACCTCAACCTACAGAAACTGAACTCTCTGAATCTCTTCCAAGTCCAAGGACTCAAATTGCGCCTCAGCCTTTGAGTCAGTACAATGATGATGAAGAAGATGAGGATGATGATTTTGCTCAGTTAGCTCGCAG GAATTACAAAGTCAAGCCACCAAGTTCTGACGGCAACTTTGTAGCAACTAGCAATCATTCAGGCTCTCCAAACCGAACTGATGTTACAAATTCCGGCATAGCAGGAAGCATGGAGGCATCATCACCACCCTCTTCAGCAAGTACCACACTAGCACTTCCTGATCCTCATGCTCCAGTTAACACTTTCACCAAAGAAGACGACATTATCAATCTGTTGAGCATTACCTTGCCAAGCTCATCACCGCCCCACACTCCTTTAACACCTCCCATAGCATCTGACCAAAATGTATCTTCGCTTCCGATTCCCCCAGCTCCGCAAGTCAACCCCGCGAGTCCACTGTCCAATGCTATGAACCAAGCATATCCTGAAAACAATTTGATTGCTCCATGGGCCCAAACACAAATACGTGAGCAGTTCTCGTACTCGTCCAGCTACCCACCACCGCCATGGGCTACTGCTGCAGTCGATAGCAATGCTGATGCCAATGCCAATCCATTTGAATCAACGACCTTTCAGTATGCTGCACCTGCCAATAGTAGTGCTGCTACTTATCCTTCAATCCAGGTTCCAAAGCCTGGACTGCAGCATTCTTATGGCTCTGGAATTGATACTGTTCCATCGACAACGGCATGGGGAAATACAAGCCACAGTGGTCAGATGGGGCCGTCCACTGCTAGGCCTTATGTTTATACAAACAGATTGTTCGATGAACTAGACTTGAGAAACGCCAGCACAGGTCGAAAGACAAGCACCCCAACTACTGGCTTATCTGGCACACCAGGGCAAGGCATGATCAGTGAGGGAAAATAA
- the LOC122032675 gene encoding LOB domain-containing protein 15-like, translating to MSTPRERLVDEVGKKIKREADVAADSMARRQQQLLGPAGALNRITPCSACKLLRRRCAQECPFSPYFSPHEPQKFASVHKVFGASNVSKMLMEVPESQRADATNSLVYEANIRLRDPVYGCMGIISSLQQQVQALEAELTAVRGEILKCKYRQAGAAAAAGAAAAILPPPPSSSSGQMMISVAALPPPWPARAPASSSSSSMDYSSITNENISFFG from the exons ATGTCCACACCACG TGAAAGGCTGGTCGATGAGGTAGGCAAGAAGATCAAGAGGGAAGCCGATGTCGCCGCCGACAGCATGGCTCGCCGGCAGCAGCAGCTGCTCGGCCCCGCCGGAGCCCTGAACCGGATAACGCCCTGCTCCGCCTGCAAGCTCTTGCGGCGGCGGTGCGCGCAGGAGTGCCCCTTCTCGCCCTACTTCTCCCCTCACGAGCCGCAGAAGTTCGCGTCCGTCCACAAGGTCTTCGGCGCCAGCAACGTCTCCAAGATGTTGATG GAGGTGCCGGAGAGCCAGAGAGCCGACGCGACAAACAGCCTCGTCTACGAGGCGAACATCCGGCTGAGGGATCCGGTCTACGGCTGCATGGGGATCATCTCCTCCCTGCAGCAGCAGGtgcaagccctagaagccgaGCTGACGGCGGTGCGAGGGGAGATCCTCAAGTGCAAGTACAGACAAGccggcgccgccgccgccgccggagcAGCAGCAGCAATCCTCCCCccacctccctcctcctcctccggccAGATGATGATCTCGGTCGCCGCACTCCCGCCGCCGTGGCCGGCCAGAGCTccagcctcctcctcctcctcctccatggATTACAGCTCGATCACAAACGAAAACATATCGTTCTTCGGGTAA